Proteins from a genomic interval of Aphelocoma coerulescens isolate FSJ_1873_10779 chromosome 24, UR_Acoe_1.0, whole genome shotgun sequence:
- the SIDT2 gene encoding SID1 transmembrane family member 2 isoform X3, producing the protein MSGAGAAALAWALLAGALLPPPPVRPQLQPQPRRDRDVQEKEAQFNTTYIDWVDANLLNIYAFNHSVRRNRTEGVRVSVNVLSDHKDRPVLFVVRQKEAVVSFQVPLILRGLYQRKYAYQEVSRTLCQPQTKAEVETQHFYVDVSTLSLNTSYQLRVTRVENFVLRTKERFSFNATAAQPQYFKYEFPEEVDSVIVKVTSAMAFPCSVISIQDILCPVYDLDNNVAFIGMYQTMTKKAAITVQKKDFPSHSFYVVVVVKTEDEACGGPLPYYPLSKGASPDEPVDQHNRQKTLEVMVSPAITSEAYVRSVLFCLGIFLSFYVLTLLIACWESCRQHKRKGLLAAMDSPNLDTASLLGHSRSIPDSFLNHGPYDSYGYGSFGNGSSSSTEGITDSLGSAEVSYSYVGERSLENVAGRPRMDSLSSIEEDDYDTLADIDYDKNVIRTKQYLCVADLARKDKRVLRKKYQIYFWNIATIAVFYALPVVQLVITYQTVVNVTGNQDICYYNFLCAHPLGNLSAFNNILSNLGYVLLGLLFLLIILQREINYNRALLRNDAHALECGIPKHFGLFYAMGTALMMEGLLSACYHVCPNYTNFQFDTSFMYMIAGLCMLKLYQKRHPDINASAYSAYACLALVIFFSVVGVVFGKGNTAFWIVFSVIHIVATLLLSTQLYYMGRWKLDSGILRRILHVLYTDCVRQCSGPMYVDRMVLLVMGNIINWSLAAYGLIVRPNDFASYLLAIGICNLLLYFAFYIIMKLRSGERIKLIPLLCIISTSVVWGFALFFFFQGLSTWQKTPAESREHNRDCILLDFFDDHDIWHFLSSIAMFGSFLVLLTLDDDLDCVQRDKIYVF; encoded by the exons ATGTCGGGCGCCGGGGCGGCCGCGCTGGCCTGGGCGCTGCTGGCCGGGGCACTGCTGCCCCCGCCGCCCGTCcggccccagctccagccccagccgcGCAGGGACCGCGACGTGCAGGAAAAGGAAGCGCAGTTCAACACCACCTACATCGACTGGGTGGACGCCAACCTGCTCAACATCTACGCCTTCAACCACAGCGTCCGGAGGAACAGG ACCGAGGGCGTGCGGGTGTCGGTCAACGTCCTCTCGGACCACAAGGACCGGCCCGTCCTCTTCGTGGTGAGGCAGAAGGAGGCGGTGGTCTCCTTCCAGGTGCCGCTCATCCTCCGGGGCCT GTACCAGCGGAAATACGCGTACCAGGAGGTGAGCCGCACGCTCTGCCAGCCGCAGACCAAGGCCGAGGTGGAGACCCAGCACTTCTACGTGGATGTCTCCACGCTCTCCCTCAACACTTCCTACCAGCTGCGGGTCACCCGCGTGGAGAACTTTGTGCTGCG GACCAAGGAAAGGTTCAGCTTCAACGCCACGGCCGCCCAGCCGCAG TACTTCAAGTATGAGTTCCCTGAGGAAGTGGACTCAGTGATTGTGAAAGTGACCTCGGCCATGGCCTTCCCCTGCTCCGTCATCTCCATCCAGGACATCCTG TGCCCCGTCTACGACCTGGACAACAACGTGGCCTTCATCGGGATGTACCAGACCATGACGAAGAAAGCGGCCATCACGGtgcag AAGAAGGATTTCCCCAGCCATAGCTTCtatgtggtggtggtggtgaagaCGGAGGACGAGGCGTGCGGGGGGCCTCTGCCCTACTACCCCCTCTCCAAGGGTGCCTCTCCAG ATGAACCTGTGGATCAGCACAACCGGCAGAAGACACTGGAGGTGATGGTGTCACCTGCCATAACCT ccgAGGCCTACGTGCGCAGTGTGCTCTTCTGTCTCGGCATCTTCCTCTCCTTCTACGTCCTCACGCTGCTCATCGCCTGCTGGGAGAGCTGCCG GCAGCACAAGAGGAAGGGGCTCCTGGCAGCCATGGATTCGCCCAACCTGGACACAG CATCACTCCTGG GTCACTCACGCAGCATCCCTGACTCCTTCCTGAACCACGGCCCCTACGACAGCTACGGCTACGGCTCCTTTG GGAatggctcctccagcagcaccgaGGGCATCACGGACAGCCTGGGCTCAGCAGAAGTCTCCTACAGTTACGTGG GGGAGCGGTCACTGGAGAACGTGGCTGGCCGGCCGCGCATGGACTCGCTCAGCTCCATCGAGGAGGATGACTACGACACGCTGGCCGACATTGACTATGACAAGAATGTCATCCGCACCAAG CAATACCTGTGCGTGGCTGACCTGGCGCGCAAGGACAAGCGAGTGCTGCGCAAGAAGTACCAGATCTACTTCTG GAACATCGCCACCATCGCTGTCTTCTACGCCCTCCCTGTCGTCCAGCTCGTCATCACCTACCAGACA GTGGTGAATGTCACCGGCAACCAGGACATCTGCTACTACAACTTCTTGTGTGCCCACCCGCTGGGGAACCTCAG CGCTTTCAACAACATCCTCAGCAACCTGGGCTACGTCCTGCTGGGTTTGCTCTTCCTGCTGATCATCCTGCAGCGCGAGATCAACTACAACCGCGCGCTCCTGCGCAACGACGCCCACGCCCTG GAGTGCGGCATCCCCAAGCACTTCGGGCTCTTCTACGCCATGGGCACCGCCCTCATGATGGAGGGGCTGCTCAGCGCCTGCTACCACGTCTGCCCCAACTACACCAACTTCCAGTTCG ACACGTCCTTCATGTACATGATCGCGGGGCTCTGCATGCTGAAGCTCTACCAGAAGCGCCACCCGGACATCAATGCCAGCGCCTACAGCGCCTACGCCTGCCTGGCCCTCGTCATCTTCTTCTCCGTGGTGGGCGTG GTCTTTGGGAAGGGGAACACGGCCTTCTGGATCGTCTTCTCCGTTATCCACATCGTGGCCACGCTGCTGCTGAGCACCCAGCTGTACTACATGGGGCGCTGGAAGCTGG acTCGGGCATCCTGCGCAGGATCCTGCACGTGCTGTACACGGACTGCGTCCGGCAGTGCAGCGGGCCCATGTACGTG GACCGAATGGTGCTCCTGGTCATGGGAAACATCATCAACTGGTCGCT AGCTGCCTACGGCCTCATTGTCCGCCCCAATGACTTCGCTTCCTACCTGCTGGCCATCGGCATCTGCAACCTCCTCCTCTACTTCGCCTTCTACATTATCATGAAG CTCCGCAGCGGCGAGCGCATCAAGCTCATCCCCCTGCTCTGCATCATCAGCACCTCCGTGGTCTGGGGCTTTgccctcttcttcttcttccaggGGCTCAGCACCTGGCAG AAAACGCCAGCCGAATCCCGGGAGCACAACCGTGACTGCATCCTGCTCGACTTCTTTGACGACCACGACATCTGgcatttcctctcctccatTGCCATGTTCGGCTCCTTCCTG gtgctgctgacGCTGGACGATGACCTGGACTGTGTCCAGCGGGACAAGATCTACGTCTTCTAG
- the SIDT2 gene encoding SID1 transmembrane family member 2 isoform X1, which yields MSGAGAAALAWALLAGALLPPPPVRPQLQPQPRRDRDVQEKEAQFNTTYIDWVDANLLNIYAFNHSVRRNRTEGVRVSVNVLSDHKDRPVLFVVRQKEAVVSFQVPLILRGLYQRKYAYQEVSRTLCQPQTKAEVETQHFYVDVSTLSLNTSYQLRVTRVENFVLRTKERFSFNATAAQPQYFKYEFPEEVDSVIVKVTSAMAFPCSVISIQDILCPVYDLDNNVAFIGMYQTMTKKAAITVQKKDFPSHSFYVVVVVKTEDEACGGPLPYYPLSKGASPDEPVDQHNRQKTLEVMVSPAITSEAYVRSVLFCLGIFLSFYVLTLLIACWESCRQHKRKGLLAAMDSPNLDTASLLGHSRSIPDSFLNHGPYDSYGYGSFGNGSSSSTEGITDSLGSAEVSYSYVGQEQFKRRTPSTPMRPLSIAMGERSLENVAGRPRMDSLSSIEEDDYDTLADIDYDKNVIRTKQYLCVADLARKDKRVLRKKYQIYFWNIATIAVFYALPVVQLVITYQTVVNVTGNQDICYYNFLCAHPLGNLSAFNNILSNLGYVLLGLLFLLIILQREINYNRALLRNDAHALECGIPKHFGLFYAMGTALMMEGLLSACYHVCPNYTNFQFDTSFMYMIAGLCMLKLYQKRHPDINASAYSAYACLALVIFFSVVGVVFGKGNTAFWIVFSVIHIVATLLLSTQLYYMGRWKLDSGILRRILHVLYTDCVRQCSGPMYVDRMVLLVMGNIINWSLAAYGLIVRPNDFASYLLAIGICNLLLYFAFYIIMKLRSGERIKLIPLLCIISTSVVWGFALFFFFQGLSTWQKTPAESREHNRDCILLDFFDDHDIWHFLSSIAMFGSFLVLLTLDDDLDCVQRDKIYVF from the exons ATGTCGGGCGCCGGGGCGGCCGCGCTGGCCTGGGCGCTGCTGGCCGGGGCACTGCTGCCCCCGCCGCCCGTCcggccccagctccagccccagccgcGCAGGGACCGCGACGTGCAGGAAAAGGAAGCGCAGTTCAACACCACCTACATCGACTGGGTGGACGCCAACCTGCTCAACATCTACGCCTTCAACCACAGCGTCCGGAGGAACAGG ACCGAGGGCGTGCGGGTGTCGGTCAACGTCCTCTCGGACCACAAGGACCGGCCCGTCCTCTTCGTGGTGAGGCAGAAGGAGGCGGTGGTCTCCTTCCAGGTGCCGCTCATCCTCCGGGGCCT GTACCAGCGGAAATACGCGTACCAGGAGGTGAGCCGCACGCTCTGCCAGCCGCAGACCAAGGCCGAGGTGGAGACCCAGCACTTCTACGTGGATGTCTCCACGCTCTCCCTCAACACTTCCTACCAGCTGCGGGTCACCCGCGTGGAGAACTTTGTGCTGCG GACCAAGGAAAGGTTCAGCTTCAACGCCACGGCCGCCCAGCCGCAG TACTTCAAGTATGAGTTCCCTGAGGAAGTGGACTCAGTGATTGTGAAAGTGACCTCGGCCATGGCCTTCCCCTGCTCCGTCATCTCCATCCAGGACATCCTG TGCCCCGTCTACGACCTGGACAACAACGTGGCCTTCATCGGGATGTACCAGACCATGACGAAGAAAGCGGCCATCACGGtgcag AAGAAGGATTTCCCCAGCCATAGCTTCtatgtggtggtggtggtgaagaCGGAGGACGAGGCGTGCGGGGGGCCTCTGCCCTACTACCCCCTCTCCAAGGGTGCCTCTCCAG ATGAACCTGTGGATCAGCACAACCGGCAGAAGACACTGGAGGTGATGGTGTCACCTGCCATAACCT ccgAGGCCTACGTGCGCAGTGTGCTCTTCTGTCTCGGCATCTTCCTCTCCTTCTACGTCCTCACGCTGCTCATCGCCTGCTGGGAGAGCTGCCG GCAGCACAAGAGGAAGGGGCTCCTGGCAGCCATGGATTCGCCCAACCTGGACACAG CATCACTCCTGG GTCACTCACGCAGCATCCCTGACTCCTTCCTGAACCACGGCCCCTACGACAGCTACGGCTACGGCTCCTTTG GGAatggctcctccagcagcaccgaGGGCATCACGGACAGCCTGGGCTCAGCAGAAGTCTCCTACAGTTACGTGG GGCAGGAGCAGTTCAAGCGGCGCACGCCCTCCACCCCGATGAGGCCGCTGAGCATTGCCATGG GGGAGCGGTCACTGGAGAACGTGGCTGGCCGGCCGCGCATGGACTCGCTCAGCTCCATCGAGGAGGATGACTACGACACGCTGGCCGACATTGACTATGACAAGAATGTCATCCGCACCAAG CAATACCTGTGCGTGGCTGACCTGGCGCGCAAGGACAAGCGAGTGCTGCGCAAGAAGTACCAGATCTACTTCTG GAACATCGCCACCATCGCTGTCTTCTACGCCCTCCCTGTCGTCCAGCTCGTCATCACCTACCAGACA GTGGTGAATGTCACCGGCAACCAGGACATCTGCTACTACAACTTCTTGTGTGCCCACCCGCTGGGGAACCTCAG CGCTTTCAACAACATCCTCAGCAACCTGGGCTACGTCCTGCTGGGTTTGCTCTTCCTGCTGATCATCCTGCAGCGCGAGATCAACTACAACCGCGCGCTCCTGCGCAACGACGCCCACGCCCTG GAGTGCGGCATCCCCAAGCACTTCGGGCTCTTCTACGCCATGGGCACCGCCCTCATGATGGAGGGGCTGCTCAGCGCCTGCTACCACGTCTGCCCCAACTACACCAACTTCCAGTTCG ACACGTCCTTCATGTACATGATCGCGGGGCTCTGCATGCTGAAGCTCTACCAGAAGCGCCACCCGGACATCAATGCCAGCGCCTACAGCGCCTACGCCTGCCTGGCCCTCGTCATCTTCTTCTCCGTGGTGGGCGTG GTCTTTGGGAAGGGGAACACGGCCTTCTGGATCGTCTTCTCCGTTATCCACATCGTGGCCACGCTGCTGCTGAGCACCCAGCTGTACTACATGGGGCGCTGGAAGCTGG acTCGGGCATCCTGCGCAGGATCCTGCACGTGCTGTACACGGACTGCGTCCGGCAGTGCAGCGGGCCCATGTACGTG GACCGAATGGTGCTCCTGGTCATGGGAAACATCATCAACTGGTCGCT AGCTGCCTACGGCCTCATTGTCCGCCCCAATGACTTCGCTTCCTACCTGCTGGCCATCGGCATCTGCAACCTCCTCCTCTACTTCGCCTTCTACATTATCATGAAG CTCCGCAGCGGCGAGCGCATCAAGCTCATCCCCCTGCTCTGCATCATCAGCACCTCCGTGGTCTGGGGCTTTgccctcttcttcttcttccaggGGCTCAGCACCTGGCAG AAAACGCCAGCCGAATCCCGGGAGCACAACCGTGACTGCATCCTGCTCGACTTCTTTGACGACCACGACATCTGgcatttcctctcctccatTGCCATGTTCGGCTCCTTCCTG gtgctgctgacGCTGGACGATGACCTGGACTGTGTCCAGCGGGACAAGATCTACGTCTTCTAG
- the SIDT2 gene encoding SID1 transmembrane family member 2 isoform X4 yields MSGAGAAALAWALLAGALLPPPPVRPQLQPQPRRDRDVQEKEAQFNTTYIDWVDANLLNIYAFNHSVRRNRTEGVRVSVNVLSDHKDRPVLFVVRQKEAVVSFQVPLILRGLYQRKYAYQEVSRTLCQPQTKAEVETQHFYVDVSTLSLNTSYQLRVTRVENFVLRTKERFSFNATAAQPQYFKYEFPEEVDSVIVKVTSAMAFPCSVISIQDILCPVYDLDNNVAFIGMYQTMTKKAAITVQKKDFPSHSFYVVVVVKTEDEACGGPLPYYPLSKGASPDEPVDQHNRQKTLEVMVSPAITSEAYVRSVLFCLGIFLSFYVLTLLIACWESCRQHKRKGLLAAMDSPNLDTGHSRSIPDSFLNHGPYDSYGYGSFGNGSSSSTEGITDSLGSAEVSYSYVGERSLENVAGRPRMDSLSSIEEDDYDTLADIDYDKNVIRTKQYLCVADLARKDKRVLRKKYQIYFWNIATIAVFYALPVVQLVITYQTVVNVTGNQDICYYNFLCAHPLGNLSAFNNILSNLGYVLLGLLFLLIILQREINYNRALLRNDAHALECGIPKHFGLFYAMGTALMMEGLLSACYHVCPNYTNFQFDTSFMYMIAGLCMLKLYQKRHPDINASAYSAYACLALVIFFSVVGVVFGKGNTAFWIVFSVIHIVATLLLSTQLYYMGRWKLDSGILRRILHVLYTDCVRQCSGPMYVDRMVLLVMGNIINWSLAAYGLIVRPNDFASYLLAIGICNLLLYFAFYIIMKLRSGERIKLIPLLCIISTSVVWGFALFFFFQGLSTWQKTPAESREHNRDCILLDFFDDHDIWHFLSSIAMFGSFLVLLTLDDDLDCVQRDKIYVF; encoded by the exons ATGTCGGGCGCCGGGGCGGCCGCGCTGGCCTGGGCGCTGCTGGCCGGGGCACTGCTGCCCCCGCCGCCCGTCcggccccagctccagccccagccgcGCAGGGACCGCGACGTGCAGGAAAAGGAAGCGCAGTTCAACACCACCTACATCGACTGGGTGGACGCCAACCTGCTCAACATCTACGCCTTCAACCACAGCGTCCGGAGGAACAGG ACCGAGGGCGTGCGGGTGTCGGTCAACGTCCTCTCGGACCACAAGGACCGGCCCGTCCTCTTCGTGGTGAGGCAGAAGGAGGCGGTGGTCTCCTTCCAGGTGCCGCTCATCCTCCGGGGCCT GTACCAGCGGAAATACGCGTACCAGGAGGTGAGCCGCACGCTCTGCCAGCCGCAGACCAAGGCCGAGGTGGAGACCCAGCACTTCTACGTGGATGTCTCCACGCTCTCCCTCAACACTTCCTACCAGCTGCGGGTCACCCGCGTGGAGAACTTTGTGCTGCG GACCAAGGAAAGGTTCAGCTTCAACGCCACGGCCGCCCAGCCGCAG TACTTCAAGTATGAGTTCCCTGAGGAAGTGGACTCAGTGATTGTGAAAGTGACCTCGGCCATGGCCTTCCCCTGCTCCGTCATCTCCATCCAGGACATCCTG TGCCCCGTCTACGACCTGGACAACAACGTGGCCTTCATCGGGATGTACCAGACCATGACGAAGAAAGCGGCCATCACGGtgcag AAGAAGGATTTCCCCAGCCATAGCTTCtatgtggtggtggtggtgaagaCGGAGGACGAGGCGTGCGGGGGGCCTCTGCCCTACTACCCCCTCTCCAAGGGTGCCTCTCCAG ATGAACCTGTGGATCAGCACAACCGGCAGAAGACACTGGAGGTGATGGTGTCACCTGCCATAACCT ccgAGGCCTACGTGCGCAGTGTGCTCTTCTGTCTCGGCATCTTCCTCTCCTTCTACGTCCTCACGCTGCTCATCGCCTGCTGGGAGAGCTGCCG GCAGCACAAGAGGAAGGGGCTCCTGGCAGCCATGGATTCGCCCAACCTGGACACAG GTCACTCACGCAGCATCCCTGACTCCTTCCTGAACCACGGCCCCTACGACAGCTACGGCTACGGCTCCTTTG GGAatggctcctccagcagcaccgaGGGCATCACGGACAGCCTGGGCTCAGCAGAAGTCTCCTACAGTTACGTGG GGGAGCGGTCACTGGAGAACGTGGCTGGCCGGCCGCGCATGGACTCGCTCAGCTCCATCGAGGAGGATGACTACGACACGCTGGCCGACATTGACTATGACAAGAATGTCATCCGCACCAAG CAATACCTGTGCGTGGCTGACCTGGCGCGCAAGGACAAGCGAGTGCTGCGCAAGAAGTACCAGATCTACTTCTG GAACATCGCCACCATCGCTGTCTTCTACGCCCTCCCTGTCGTCCAGCTCGTCATCACCTACCAGACA GTGGTGAATGTCACCGGCAACCAGGACATCTGCTACTACAACTTCTTGTGTGCCCACCCGCTGGGGAACCTCAG CGCTTTCAACAACATCCTCAGCAACCTGGGCTACGTCCTGCTGGGTTTGCTCTTCCTGCTGATCATCCTGCAGCGCGAGATCAACTACAACCGCGCGCTCCTGCGCAACGACGCCCACGCCCTG GAGTGCGGCATCCCCAAGCACTTCGGGCTCTTCTACGCCATGGGCACCGCCCTCATGATGGAGGGGCTGCTCAGCGCCTGCTACCACGTCTGCCCCAACTACACCAACTTCCAGTTCG ACACGTCCTTCATGTACATGATCGCGGGGCTCTGCATGCTGAAGCTCTACCAGAAGCGCCACCCGGACATCAATGCCAGCGCCTACAGCGCCTACGCCTGCCTGGCCCTCGTCATCTTCTTCTCCGTGGTGGGCGTG GTCTTTGGGAAGGGGAACACGGCCTTCTGGATCGTCTTCTCCGTTATCCACATCGTGGCCACGCTGCTGCTGAGCACCCAGCTGTACTACATGGGGCGCTGGAAGCTGG acTCGGGCATCCTGCGCAGGATCCTGCACGTGCTGTACACGGACTGCGTCCGGCAGTGCAGCGGGCCCATGTACGTG GACCGAATGGTGCTCCTGGTCATGGGAAACATCATCAACTGGTCGCT AGCTGCCTACGGCCTCATTGTCCGCCCCAATGACTTCGCTTCCTACCTGCTGGCCATCGGCATCTGCAACCTCCTCCTCTACTTCGCCTTCTACATTATCATGAAG CTCCGCAGCGGCGAGCGCATCAAGCTCATCCCCCTGCTCTGCATCATCAGCACCTCCGTGGTCTGGGGCTTTgccctcttcttcttcttccaggGGCTCAGCACCTGGCAG AAAACGCCAGCCGAATCCCGGGAGCACAACCGTGACTGCATCCTGCTCGACTTCTTTGACGACCACGACATCTGgcatttcctctcctccatTGCCATGTTCGGCTCCTTCCTG gtgctgctgacGCTGGACGATGACCTGGACTGTGTCCAGCGGGACAAGATCTACGTCTTCTAG
- the SIDT2 gene encoding SID1 transmembrane family member 2 isoform X2: protein MSGAGAAALAWALLAGALLPPPPVRPQLQPQPRRDRDVQEKEAQFNTTYIDWVDANLLNIYAFNHSVRRNRTEGVRVSVNVLSDHKDRPVLFVVRQKEAVVSFQVPLILRGLYQRKYAYQEVSRTLCQPQTKAEVETQHFYVDVSTLSLNTSYQLRVTRVENFVLRTKERFSFNATAAQPQYFKYEFPEEVDSVIVKVTSAMAFPCSVISIQDILCPVYDLDNNVAFIGMYQTMTKKAAITVQKKDFPSHSFYVVVVVKTEDEACGGPLPYYPLSKGASPDEPVDQHNRQKTLEVMVSPAITSEAYVRSVLFCLGIFLSFYVLTLLIACWESCRQHKRKGLLAAMDSPNLDTGHSRSIPDSFLNHGPYDSYGYGSFGNGSSSSTEGITDSLGSAEVSYSYVGQEQFKRRTPSTPMRPLSIAMGERSLENVAGRPRMDSLSSIEEDDYDTLADIDYDKNVIRTKQYLCVADLARKDKRVLRKKYQIYFWNIATIAVFYALPVVQLVITYQTVVNVTGNQDICYYNFLCAHPLGNLSAFNNILSNLGYVLLGLLFLLIILQREINYNRALLRNDAHALECGIPKHFGLFYAMGTALMMEGLLSACYHVCPNYTNFQFDTSFMYMIAGLCMLKLYQKRHPDINASAYSAYACLALVIFFSVVGVVFGKGNTAFWIVFSVIHIVATLLLSTQLYYMGRWKLDSGILRRILHVLYTDCVRQCSGPMYVDRMVLLVMGNIINWSLAAYGLIVRPNDFASYLLAIGICNLLLYFAFYIIMKLRSGERIKLIPLLCIISTSVVWGFALFFFFQGLSTWQKTPAESREHNRDCILLDFFDDHDIWHFLSSIAMFGSFLVLLTLDDDLDCVQRDKIYVF from the exons ATGTCGGGCGCCGGGGCGGCCGCGCTGGCCTGGGCGCTGCTGGCCGGGGCACTGCTGCCCCCGCCGCCCGTCcggccccagctccagccccagccgcGCAGGGACCGCGACGTGCAGGAAAAGGAAGCGCAGTTCAACACCACCTACATCGACTGGGTGGACGCCAACCTGCTCAACATCTACGCCTTCAACCACAGCGTCCGGAGGAACAGG ACCGAGGGCGTGCGGGTGTCGGTCAACGTCCTCTCGGACCACAAGGACCGGCCCGTCCTCTTCGTGGTGAGGCAGAAGGAGGCGGTGGTCTCCTTCCAGGTGCCGCTCATCCTCCGGGGCCT GTACCAGCGGAAATACGCGTACCAGGAGGTGAGCCGCACGCTCTGCCAGCCGCAGACCAAGGCCGAGGTGGAGACCCAGCACTTCTACGTGGATGTCTCCACGCTCTCCCTCAACACTTCCTACCAGCTGCGGGTCACCCGCGTGGAGAACTTTGTGCTGCG GACCAAGGAAAGGTTCAGCTTCAACGCCACGGCCGCCCAGCCGCAG TACTTCAAGTATGAGTTCCCTGAGGAAGTGGACTCAGTGATTGTGAAAGTGACCTCGGCCATGGCCTTCCCCTGCTCCGTCATCTCCATCCAGGACATCCTG TGCCCCGTCTACGACCTGGACAACAACGTGGCCTTCATCGGGATGTACCAGACCATGACGAAGAAAGCGGCCATCACGGtgcag AAGAAGGATTTCCCCAGCCATAGCTTCtatgtggtggtggtggtgaagaCGGAGGACGAGGCGTGCGGGGGGCCTCTGCCCTACTACCCCCTCTCCAAGGGTGCCTCTCCAG ATGAACCTGTGGATCAGCACAACCGGCAGAAGACACTGGAGGTGATGGTGTCACCTGCCATAACCT ccgAGGCCTACGTGCGCAGTGTGCTCTTCTGTCTCGGCATCTTCCTCTCCTTCTACGTCCTCACGCTGCTCATCGCCTGCTGGGAGAGCTGCCG GCAGCACAAGAGGAAGGGGCTCCTGGCAGCCATGGATTCGCCCAACCTGGACACAG GTCACTCACGCAGCATCCCTGACTCCTTCCTGAACCACGGCCCCTACGACAGCTACGGCTACGGCTCCTTTG GGAatggctcctccagcagcaccgaGGGCATCACGGACAGCCTGGGCTCAGCAGAAGTCTCCTACAGTTACGTGG GGCAGGAGCAGTTCAAGCGGCGCACGCCCTCCACCCCGATGAGGCCGCTGAGCATTGCCATGG GGGAGCGGTCACTGGAGAACGTGGCTGGCCGGCCGCGCATGGACTCGCTCAGCTCCATCGAGGAGGATGACTACGACACGCTGGCCGACATTGACTATGACAAGAATGTCATCCGCACCAAG CAATACCTGTGCGTGGCTGACCTGGCGCGCAAGGACAAGCGAGTGCTGCGCAAGAAGTACCAGATCTACTTCTG GAACATCGCCACCATCGCTGTCTTCTACGCCCTCCCTGTCGTCCAGCTCGTCATCACCTACCAGACA GTGGTGAATGTCACCGGCAACCAGGACATCTGCTACTACAACTTCTTGTGTGCCCACCCGCTGGGGAACCTCAG CGCTTTCAACAACATCCTCAGCAACCTGGGCTACGTCCTGCTGGGTTTGCTCTTCCTGCTGATCATCCTGCAGCGCGAGATCAACTACAACCGCGCGCTCCTGCGCAACGACGCCCACGCCCTG GAGTGCGGCATCCCCAAGCACTTCGGGCTCTTCTACGCCATGGGCACCGCCCTCATGATGGAGGGGCTGCTCAGCGCCTGCTACCACGTCTGCCCCAACTACACCAACTTCCAGTTCG ACACGTCCTTCATGTACATGATCGCGGGGCTCTGCATGCTGAAGCTCTACCAGAAGCGCCACCCGGACATCAATGCCAGCGCCTACAGCGCCTACGCCTGCCTGGCCCTCGTCATCTTCTTCTCCGTGGTGGGCGTG GTCTTTGGGAAGGGGAACACGGCCTTCTGGATCGTCTTCTCCGTTATCCACATCGTGGCCACGCTGCTGCTGAGCACCCAGCTGTACTACATGGGGCGCTGGAAGCTGG acTCGGGCATCCTGCGCAGGATCCTGCACGTGCTGTACACGGACTGCGTCCGGCAGTGCAGCGGGCCCATGTACGTG GACCGAATGGTGCTCCTGGTCATGGGAAACATCATCAACTGGTCGCT AGCTGCCTACGGCCTCATTGTCCGCCCCAATGACTTCGCTTCCTACCTGCTGGCCATCGGCATCTGCAACCTCCTCCTCTACTTCGCCTTCTACATTATCATGAAG CTCCGCAGCGGCGAGCGCATCAAGCTCATCCCCCTGCTCTGCATCATCAGCACCTCCGTGGTCTGGGGCTTTgccctcttcttcttcttccaggGGCTCAGCACCTGGCAG AAAACGCCAGCCGAATCCCGGGAGCACAACCGTGACTGCATCCTGCTCGACTTCTTTGACGACCACGACATCTGgcatttcctctcctccatTGCCATGTTCGGCTCCTTCCTG gtgctgctgacGCTGGACGATGACCTGGACTGTGTCCAGCGGGACAAGATCTACGTCTTCTAG